A genomic stretch from Lathyrus oleraceus cultivar Zhongwan6 chromosome 2, CAAS_Psat_ZW6_1.0, whole genome shotgun sequence includes:
- the LOC127122898 gene encoding uncharacterized protein LOC127122898: MDVVREEQAAFREEMDSVKSKIEQIFEAIQALARREEEARVAAAARNDALVQGVALQSGPSVPIPNPVIYGLPPGFVPPPERNHVPPPAHTSGVADGVAVQGPPIVNQVVMPRTDEELQDEFEMQNYNGATPVVIPTAAQDSEAILMCRALAEKLTILEGHNSTRLSALEMCLVPDVGQYYERLISSVSTGFSDMVTVGERVEEGLKSGKIQGGSSSQPILKKPFKGFKRKEGETSAISSQRGRAPYKAPASVPYYQYPYVAAAQYPTTPYRPIAHVPIPAPVPHYQVPVPQYQAPQPLFQAPPPQHQQRNQQNNQPRPVQQQRPNQQRPYQQYNNVYTTPIPMTYTKLLPYLIQNGTVVPRELPPMSKPHKPWYDENARCAFHANSEGHTTENCKVFKLRVQELIDQKVLSFADVPNVGNNPLPKHDSSGVNAIESSTDDGLIKDMFKLKTLLTVVHARLMEAELMNGVHDNCVVCSSNPDQYGEFKIYLQQLMDQRVIQFTRAKIDEDVAVIVPVFDQERLPKPFVVPYQRNADLEPVKNIEPMVIYVPAPFFFDSTKAVPWNYEPVVYVGNKPVILKEPDVTNIVGTSGVTRSGRVFAPEVIPNKESAPTIEPTKGKEVNPLEAGEGSSKKAVTAEEDREFLKIIKKTYVAEDISVIQFDNVVSNLNSSSCLMFTDDDLPPNGREHNMALHISIQCTDVTLARVLVDTGVQMRPSALIVKAFDGSKRTVIGEIDLPILIGPQTFRIPFQVMNIRPAYSCLLGRPWIHATEAVTSTLHQKLKFVTSGKLVSVSEEEDIFVSHLTSFRYIEVGEDIVETPLQALEVVNMVQTKLKPVEEPKGVMPSWKSVKAAIEVGCPGSWGTLIELPEKKDKCGLGYQPSIELFKDQKIHQGKVPSIQEIFSKVGFRSDDQVNALEDEDPDLSRMVFCGPPDAALTNWKATDVPDIVSCSK; encoded by the exons ATGGATGTAGTTAGAGAAGAACAAGCTGCCTTCAGAGAGGAGATGGACTCTGTCAAAAGCAAGATCGAGCAGATCTTTGAGGCTATACAAGCTCTGGCTAGAAGGGAAGAAGAGGCTCGTGTTGCCGCTGCTGCAAGGAACGATGCTCTAGTTCAAGGGGTTGCTCTTCAGTCAGGACCTTCAGTTCCTATTCCAAATCCCGTTATCTACGGTCTTCCTCCAGGCTTTGTTCCACCTCCTGAAAGAAATCATGTGCCTCCACCTGCGCATACTTCTGGAGTAGCTGATGGAGTCGCTGTGCAAGGACCTCCGATAGTCAATCAAGTAGTCATGCCCCGCACTGATGAAGAGCTCCAGGACGAGTTTGAAATGCAGAATTACAATGGAGCTACTCCAGTGGTCATCCCTACTGCTGCCCAAGATTCTGAGGCTATCTTGATGTGTCGTGCTCTGGCCGAAAAGCTAACAATCTTGGAAGGACATAACTCAACCCGTTTAAGTGCCTTGGAGATGTGTCTAGTCCCAGACGTG GGCCAATATTATGAAAGATTGATCAGTAGTGTGTCCACAGGATTTTCTGACATGGTGACCGTGGGAGAAAGAGTAGAAGAAGGGCTGAAGAGTGGTAAAATCCAGGGAGGTTCCAGCAGTCAACCAATcttgaagaagcctttcaaaGGATTCAAGAGGAAGGAGGGTGAGACTAGTGCCATTTCTTCTCAGAGGGGGAGGGCACCATACAAAGCTCCTGCTTCTGTGCCTTATTATCAGTACCCTTACGTAGCGGCTGCTCAATATCCAACCACGCCTTACCGTCCAATTGCTCATGTTCCTATTCCAGCTCCGGTACCTCACTATCAAGTTCCAGTTCCTCAATATCAAGCTCCACAACCTCTGTTCCAGGCTCCTCCACCTCAAcatcaacagagaaatcaacagAATAATCAACCACGTCCAGTTCAGCAGCAACGACCAAATCAACAAAGGCCATATCAACAGTACAATAATGTGTATACCACTCCTATCCCAATGACTTACACTAAATTGCTACCGTATCTGATTCAGAATGGGACTGTCGTGCCAAGGGAATTACCTCCAATGTCGAAGCCGCATAAGCCTTggtatgatgagaatgctagatGTGCCTTTCATGCTAATTCAGAGGGTCATACAACAGAGAATTGCAAGGTGTTCAAGCTTCGGGTCCAAGAGTTAATAGATCAGAAAGTATTATCTTTTGCTGATGTTCCAAATGTGGGGAACAATCCTTTGCCTAAACATGATAGTTCAGGTGTCAATGCTATAGAAAGTTCAACTGATGATGGATTGATAAAGGATATGTTCAAGCTGAAGACTCTTTTAACAGTGGTCCATGCTAGATTGATGGAAGCAGAATTGATGAATGGGGTACATGATAATTGTGTGGTGTGTTCGTCCAACCCTGATCAGTATGGTGAATTCAAAATTTATCTTCAACAGTTGATGGATCAGCGGGTTATTCAGTTCACCAGAGCAAAGATTGATGAGGATGTTGCTGTGATTGTGCCTGTGTTTGATCAAGAGAGGCTTCCCAAGCCTTTTGTCGTCCCTTATCAGAGAAATGCTGACCTAGAGCCAGTGAAGAATATTGAGCCCATGGTTATCTATGTTCCCGCTCCATTCTTTTTTGACAGTACCAAAGCAGTGCCTTGGAACTATGAGCCTGTAGTTTATGTGGGTAACAAACCAGTAATCTTGAAAGAGCCAGATGTGACTAACATCGTTGGAACTAGTGGTGTGACTCGAAGTGGAAGGGTTTTCGCTCCTGAAGTGATCCCAAACAAAGAAAGTGCACCAACAATTGAACCAACGAAGGGGAAAGAGGTGAATCCTCTAGAAGCAGGAGAAGGCTCATCTAAGAAAGCAGTGACTGCTGAAGAGGATAGAGAATTCTTGAaaatcattaagaaga CTTATGTGGCAGAAGACATCAGTGTTATTCAGTTTGATAATGTGGTTTCTAATCTCAATTCTAGTAGTTGTTTGATGTTCACTGATGATGATTTACCCCCTAATGGGCGAGAACATAATATGGCGCTTCATATCTCCATTCAGTGTACAGATGTCACTTTGGCTCGAGTACTGGTAGATACAG GGGTGCAGATGAGACCCAGTGCTTtgatagtgaaagcttttgatgggtctaagCGAACAGTTATTGGGGAGATTGACCTCCCAATCCTGATTGGCCCTCAAACTTTCCGTATTCCCTTCCAGGTAATGAATATTAGGCCTGCATATAGTTGTCTGTTAGGTAGACCTTGGATCCATGCTACTGAAGCTGTCACCTCGACACttcaccaaaagctgaagtttgttacTTCTGGTAAGCTGGTATCAGTATCCGAAGAGGAAGATATTTTCGTCAGCCATTTGACTTCTTTCAGATACATTGAAGTAGgtgaagacattgttgaaacTCCTCTCCAAGCCCTTGAAGTGGTCAACATGGTCCAGACTAAGCTGAAGCCAGTTGAAGAACCCAAGGGGGTCATGCCCTCGTGGAAGAGTGTGAAAGCTGCAATTGAAGTTGGTTGCCCTGGAAGTTGGGGCACATTGATTGAATTACCAGAGAAGAAAGACAAGTGTGGGTTAGGATATCAGCCGTCTATTGAACTTTTCAAAGATCAGAAGATACATCAGGGGAAGGTTCCTAGCATCCAGGAAATATTCTCCAAAGTTGGTTTCCGAAGTGATGatcaagtgaatgctcttgaagatgaagatcCAGATTTGTCTAGGATGGTGTTTTGTGGACCCCCGGATGCCGCTCTCACTAACTGGAAGGCAACAGATGTTCCGGATATAGTTTCTTGTTCAAAGTAA